One segment of Bacillus alkalisoli DNA contains the following:
- a CDS encoding ABC transporter transmembrane domain-containing protein, which produces MSIFKDLWWFFKQEKKAYIPGVILLAFVAMLELVPPFIVGRTVDYIANGELTRELILQLMVVLLVTAIIVYILRYLWRIMIFGASVRLGRLLRNQLYEHFTKMSPRFYQKKRVGDLMAHSTNDLQAVQQTAGAGVLTLVDSLMTGGFVLIAMATTISWKLTLICLIPMPFMALSTNYYGTLLHKTFHKAQAAFSSLNDKVQESVNGIKVIKTFGQEKEDIQEFEKQSEDVVKKNVTVAKIDSLFDPTIGFIVGVSFFLAVSFGGYYVVQGELSIGQLIAFTTYLGLLIWPMLAFGWLFNIVERGRASYDRVTNLLKEEVDIQDKSEAIATVPSGDVTYNIKEFTYPTEAESVLRDITFSLPQGGTLGVVGKTGSGKTSLLKLLIREFDLSHGSISIGHRSINEYQIEYLRKAIGYVPQDHFLFSATIADNIAFSCPEASFEDIVHAAKLANIHDDIIQFTHGYDTVVGERGVSLSGGQKQRISIARSLIMDPEILILDDSLSAVDAKTEENILHALKENRQGKTTIITSHRLSAIQHANIIIVMESGTIVQKGTHEELMEEEGWYREMYHRQQLESLVEHGG; this is translated from the coding sequence ATGAGTATATTTAAAGATCTTTGGTGGTTCTTTAAACAAGAAAAAAAAGCGTACATACCTGGAGTAATCTTACTTGCATTTGTTGCAATGCTTGAATTAGTACCTCCTTTTATTGTAGGAAGAACAGTGGACTATATTGCAAATGGGGAATTAACGAGGGAGTTAATTTTGCAATTGATGGTCGTCTTACTCGTAACTGCAATCATCGTATATATACTGCGCTATTTATGGAGAATCATGATTTTTGGTGCCTCTGTTCGTCTAGGAAGGTTATTAAGAAACCAACTATACGAACATTTCACTAAAATGTCTCCTAGGTTTTATCAGAAGAAAAGAGTCGGGGATTTAATGGCCCATTCTACTAATGATTTGCAGGCAGTTCAACAAACAGCAGGTGCTGGAGTACTAACATTAGTGGACTCCCTAATGACTGGTGGTTTTGTTTTAATTGCAATGGCAACGACAATAAGTTGGAAATTAACGTTAATTTGTTTAATTCCGATGCCATTTATGGCTCTTTCCACAAACTATTATGGGACGTTATTACACAAAACATTCCATAAAGCTCAAGCGGCTTTTTCTTCTTTAAATGATAAAGTTCAAGAAAGTGTTAATGGAATAAAAGTGATTAAAACGTTTGGTCAAGAAAAAGAAGATATTCAAGAATTTGAAAAGCAATCAGAAGATGTTGTGAAGAAAAATGTAACAGTCGCTAAAATTGATTCTTTATTTGACCCTACAATTGGGTTTATTGTTGGTGTTTCATTCTTTCTTGCCGTCTCTTTTGGTGGGTATTATGTTGTACAAGGAGAGCTATCGATAGGTCAGTTAATTGCATTTACTACTTACCTTGGCTTGCTAATTTGGCCAATGCTTGCATTTGGCTGGTTGTTTAATATTGTAGAACGTGGACGTGCATCATATGATCGTGTAACGAACCTTCTAAAAGAAGAAGTAGATATTCAAGACAAGTCAGAAGCTATAGCTACAGTCCCTAGTGGAGATGTAACATATAACATTAAAGAATTTACGTATCCAACAGAAGCTGAAAGTGTTCTAAGAGATATAACTTTCTCCTTACCACAAGGTGGGACACTTGGGGTTGTTGGAAAGACTGGTAGCGGGAAAACAAGTCTATTAAAATTGTTAATTCGTGAATTTGACCTTTCACATGGCTCGATTTCCATAGGACATCGTTCCATTAACGAATATCAAATTGAGTATTTACGAAAAGCAATCGGATACGTTCCTCAAGATCATTTCTTATTTTCAGCGACGATTGCGGACAACATTGCATTCTCATGTCCAGAAGCTTCATTTGAAGATATAGTACATGCTGCAAAACTAGCAAACATTCATGATGATATTATCCAATTCACACACGGGTATGACACCGTTGTTGGTGAAAGAGGAGTTTCATTATCAGGTGGTCAAAAGCAACGAATTTCCATTGCTCGTTCGTTAATTATGGATCCTGAAATATTAATACTAGATGATTCTCTCTCAGCAGTAGATGCGAAGACGGAAGAAAACATATTACATGCCCTAAAAGAAAACCGACAAGGGAAAACAACCATTATTACTTCTCATCGATTAAGTGCTATTCAACATGCCAATATTATCATTGTCATGGAGAGTGGAACAATTGTACAAAAAGGTACACATGAAGAGTTAATGGAAGAAGAAGGCTGGTATAGAGAAATGTATCACCGTCAGCAGCTGGAATCCCTTGTAGAGCATGGAGGGTAA
- the sirA gene encoding sporulation inhibitor of replication protein SirA, translated as MRHYHIYLIEEEVAKQYYGKEVKIYQLFQEFDQNKRLKPIITKQIDFITQTIPTFKIQKVMESTLKNRKDYEGHMYKHSIWLPNSRSAASISIFENFIELTATGSFEAETIFFEILRKENPFYLAIDLKAERFGWLFPIKQRKFV; from the coding sequence ATGCGACATTATCATATCTATTTAATAGAAGAAGAAGTAGCGAAACAATATTACGGAAAAGAAGTTAAGATATATCAACTTTTTCAAGAGTTTGATCAAAATAAAAGACTGAAGCCAATAATAACGAAGCAAATCGACTTTATTACACAAACAATTCCTACTTTTAAGATTCAGAAAGTTATGGAGTCTACTTTAAAAAATAGAAAAGATTATGAAGGACACATGTACAAGCATTCTATTTGGTTGCCGAATAGTAGATCTGCTGCTAGTATTTCTATTTTTGAAAATTTTATAGAGTTAACGGCAACTGGTTCTTTTGAGGCGGAAACGATTTTCTTTGAAATATTAAGAAAAGAAAATCCTTTTTACCTTGCTATTGATTTAAAAGCGGAGAGGTTTGGGTGGCTTTTTCCTATCAAACAAAGGAAATTTGTATAA
- a CDS encoding YneF family protein: MELWLAISLIVVALLAGVALGFFIARKYMMSYLKKNPPINEQMLKVMMMQMGMKPSQKKITQMMKAMNNQMK; this comes from the coding sequence ATGGAACTATGGCTCGCGATTTCATTAATAGTAGTAGCTCTTCTAGCAGGAGTTGCACTAGGATTTTTCATCGCTCGTAAATACATGATGAGCTACTTAAAGAAAAATCCACCAATTAACGAACAAATGTTAAAAGTGATGATGATGCAAATGGGAATGAAACCTTCTCAGAAAAAAATCACACAAATGATGAAAGCAATGAACAACCAAATGAAATAA